From one Candidatus Cloacimonadota bacterium genomic stretch:
- a CDS encoding response regulator, whose translation MNKFEEKNKKVIFIVDDDHDLVESTKAILENSNFKCECAYSAKEFLDNVKQVKPDLIILDIMMETEVSGLEVVNKLRNPDRDSEFYDCSKIPIMIVSSIQQVLELNISEIAGTKLLPVDGFFEKPISLKELIYQAKTLTKTVSLEDLLAKATKPGEDAMILHPFYNGKLSVIPKCCIRNFDDFAIWYTPGVAAPCKDIHANPEKVYEHTNKSNFVAIVSDGTRVLGLGNIGPEAGLPVMEGKAILFKYLGGVDAFPICINAHKPEDIIQMCKWLTPTFGGINLEDISKPKCFQILDTLREEMTIPVWHDDQQGTAAVTLAGLINALKIVEKTKENVKIAMIGAGAANIAISRIMITAGFPAENIMMVDTKGILHKDRKELNTPETKEKWKMCITSNKEGRKGGIAEALKGADVCISLAKTGPNTIKKEWIASMNKDAIVFVCANPTPEIWPWEAKEAGAKIVATGRSDFPNQVNNSLGFPGIFRGTLDVMASTITDEMCIAAAYELAKCAEDKGLSEEYIIPRMNEFEVFPREAVAVGMKAIEQGLAKINLTRDELYNKSAAIIRKARAEIDSLQNQGFIELPACEDEK comes from the coding sequence ATTTTAAATGTGAATGTGCATATTCAGCCAAGGAATTTCTGGATAATGTCAAACAGGTAAAACCGGACTTGATAATATTGGATATTATGATGGAGACTGAAGTATCCGGTTTGGAAGTAGTAAACAAACTGCGAAATCCTGATCGAGATTCCGAATTTTATGATTGTTCGAAAATTCCGATCATGATCGTTTCGTCGATTCAGCAGGTTCTGGAGTTGAATATCAGCGAAATTGCCGGAACAAAACTCTTACCTGTCGATGGTTTTTTTGAAAAACCGATTTCCCTGAAAGAACTAATTTACCAGGCAAAAACATTAACCAAAACTGTTAGTTTGGAAGATCTCTTGGCAAAAGCTACCAAGCCTGGTGAAGATGCAATGATCCTGCATCCGTTTTATAATGGAAAATTATCTGTTATTCCCAAATGCTGTATCAGGAATTTTGACGATTTTGCGATCTGGTATACTCCCGGAGTTGCTGCTCCCTGCAAGGATATTCATGCGAATCCGGAGAAAGTTTATGAGCATACGAATAAATCTAATTTTGTGGCGATAGTTTCTGATGGAACCAGAGTTCTCGGTCTTGGTAATATCGGTCCTGAAGCAGGTTTACCGGTTATGGAAGGGAAAGCGATCCTCTTCAAATATCTTGGTGGTGTCGATGCTTTTCCAATCTGTATAAATGCTCATAAGCCGGAAGATATCATCCAGATGTGCAAATGGTTAACTCCGACTTTCGGTGGAATAAATCTGGAAGATATTTCCAAACCAAAATGCTTCCAGATTTTGGATACTCTTCGTGAAGAAATGACGATTCCGGTCTGGCATGACGATCAACAGGGAACTGCTGCTGTTACTCTCGCGGGTTTGATCAATGCTTTGAAAATCGTTGAAAAGACTAAAGAAAATGTCAAAATTGCCATGATCGGAGCAGGAGCTGCCAACATTGCGATCTCAAGAATAATGATAACTGCCGGTTTCCCTGCTGAAAATATTATGATGGTCGATACAAAAGGGATTTTGCATAAAGATAGAAAAGAACTGAACACCCCGGAAACTAAAGAAAAATGGAAAATGTGTATAACTTCCAATAAAGAAGGAAGAAAAGGTGGAATTGCGGAAGCATTGAAAGGAGCAGATGTTTGCATTTCTCTTGCCAAAACCGGACCGAATACCATTAAAAAGGAATGGATTGCTTCTATGAACAAAGACGCGATCGTATTTGTCTGCGCTAATCCGACTCCTGAAATCTGGCCCTGGGAAGCAAAGGAAGCCGGAGCAAAGATCGTTGCTACAGGAAGATCGGATTTTCCAAACCAGGTAAATAATTCACTCGGTTTCCCCGGTATTTTCAGGGGAACTCTGGATGTTATGGCAAGCACAATTACGGATGAGATGTGTATTGCCGCTGCTTATGAACTGGCAAAATGTGCTGAAGATAAAGGACTTTCCGAAGAATATATCATTCCCAGAATGAATGAATTTGAGGTGTTTCCAAGAGAAGCTGTAGCCGTGGGCATGAAGGCTATCGAACAAGGTTTGGCAAAGATAAATCTTACACGCGATGAACTCTATAATAAATCAGCTGCGATCATTAGAAAAGCGAGAGCAGAAATAGATTCCCTGCAAAATCAGGGTTTTATCGAACTACCAGCTTGTGAAGATGAGAAGTGA